The Elephas maximus indicus isolate mEleMax1 chromosome 19, mEleMax1 primary haplotype, whole genome shotgun sequence genome contains a region encoding:
- the SEPTIN4 gene encoding septin-4 isoform X1 produces MDRSLGWQGNSVPEDRTEAGIKRFLEETDDTELTKFVKDFPGSESCRPPEAKTWVPRPQIPEPRPQAPDLCDDDLDFRAPSWSQPSDSHQHFCAPAPLSPSARPRSPWGKLDPYDSSEDDKEYVGFATLPNQVHRKSVKKGFDFTLMVAGESGLGKSTLVNSLFLTDLYQDRKLLSAEERIMQTVEITKHAVDIEEKGVRLRLTIVDTPGFGDAVNNTECWKPVAEYIDQQFEQYFRDESGLNRKNIQDNRVHCCLYFISPFGHGLRPLDVEFMKALHQRVNIVPILAKADTLTPPEVECKKRKIREEIEHFGIKIYQFPDCDSDEDEDFKLQDQALKESIPFAVIGSNTVVEARGRRVRGRLYPWGIVEVENPGHCDFVKLRTMLVRTHMQDLKDVTRETHYENYRAQCIQSMTRMVVKERNRNKLTRESGTDFPIPAGPLGTDPETEKLIREKDEELRRMQEMLHKIQRQMKETY; encoded by the exons ATGGACCGTTCACTGGGATGGCAAGGGAATTCTGTCCCTGAGGACAGGACTGAAGCTGGG ATCAAGCGCTTCCTGGAGGAAACAGATGATACAGAACTGACCAAGTTCGTGAAGGATTTCCCAGGGAGCGAGAGCTGCCGCCCACCAGAGGCCAAAACCTGGGTGCCCAGGCCTCAAATCCCGGAGCCAAGGCCCCAGGCTCCAGACCTCTGCGATGATGACCTGGACTTCAGAGCCCCCTCATGGTCCCAGCCCTCTGACAGCCACCAGCACTTCTGTGCCCCAGCccccctcagcccctcagccaGGCCCCGCAGCCCGTGGGGCAAGCTCGATCCCTATGACTCCTCTGAG GATGACAAGGAGTATGTGGGCTTTGCGACCCTCCCCAACCAGGTCCACCGAAAGTCTGTGAAGAAAGGCTTTGACTTTACCCTCATGGTGGCAG GAGAGTCTGGCCTGGGTAAATCCACCCTTGTCAATAGCCTCTTCCTCACTGATCTGTACCAGGACCGGAAGCTCCTGAGTGCTGAAG AGCGGATCATGCAAACTGTGGAGATCACCAAGCATGCAGTGGACATAGAAGAAAAGGGCGTGAGGCTGCGGCTAACCATTGTGGACACACCAGGTTTTGGGGATGCAGTCAACAACACAGAGTG CTGGAAGCCTGTGGCAGAATACATCGACCAGCAGTTTGAGCAGTATTTCCGAGATGAGAGCGGCCTGAACCGCAAGAACATCCAAGACAACAGGGTGCACTGCTGCCTGTACTTCATCTCGCCCTTCGGCCACGG GCTCCGGCCACTGGACGTTGAATTCATGAAGGCCTTGCATCAGCGGGTCAACATCGTGCCTATCTTGGCTAAGGCGGACACACTGACACCTCCTGAAGTGGAATGCAAGAAACGCAAA ATCCGGGAGGAGATTGAGCACTTTGGAATCAAGATCTACCAGTTCCCAGACTGTGACTCGGATGAGGATGAGGACTTCAAATTGCAGGACCAAGCCCTAAAG GAAAGCATCCCATTTGCTGTAATTGGCAGTAATACTGTGGTAGAGGCCAGAGGGCGGCGAGTTCGGGGCCGGCTCTACCCCTGGGGCATCGTGGAAG TGGAAAACCCAGGGCACTGCGACTTTGTGAAGCTGAGGACAATGCTGGTGCGTACCCACATGCAGGACCTGAAGGATGTGACACGGGAGACACACTATGAGAACTACCGGGCACAGTGCATCCAGAGCATGACCCGCATGGTGGTGAAGGAACGGAATCGCAA CAAACTGACTCGAGAGAGCGGTACTGACTTCCCCATCCCTGCTGGCCCACTAGGGACAGATCCAGAAACTGAGAAGCTGATACGAGAGAAAGATGAGGAG CTGCGGCGGATGCAGGAGATGCTACACAAAATCCAAAGACAGATGAAGGAGACCTATTAG
- the SEPTIN4 gene encoding septin-4 isoform X4, with product MDDKEYVGFATLPNQVHRKSVKKGFDFTLMVAGESGLGKSTLVNSLFLTDLYQDRKLLSAEERIMQTVEITKHAVDIEEKGVRLRLTIVDTPGFGDAVNNTECWKPVAEYIDQQFEQYFRDESGLNRKNIQDNRVHCCLYFISPFGHGLRPLDVEFMKALHQRVNIVPILAKADTLTPPEVECKKRKIREEIEHFGIKIYQFPDCDSDEDEDFKLQDQALKESIPFAVIGSNTVVEARGRRVRGRLYPWGIVEVENPGHCDFVKLRTMLVRTHMQDLKDVTRETHYENYRAQCIQSMTRMVVKERNRNKLTRESGTDFPIPAGPLGTDPETEKLIREKDEELRRMQEMLHKIQRQMKETY from the exons ATG GATGACAAGGAGTATGTGGGCTTTGCGACCCTCCCCAACCAGGTCCACCGAAAGTCTGTGAAGAAAGGCTTTGACTTTACCCTCATGGTGGCAG GAGAGTCTGGCCTGGGTAAATCCACCCTTGTCAATAGCCTCTTCCTCACTGATCTGTACCAGGACCGGAAGCTCCTGAGTGCTGAAG AGCGGATCATGCAAACTGTGGAGATCACCAAGCATGCAGTGGACATAGAAGAAAAGGGCGTGAGGCTGCGGCTAACCATTGTGGACACACCAGGTTTTGGGGATGCAGTCAACAACACAGAGTG CTGGAAGCCTGTGGCAGAATACATCGACCAGCAGTTTGAGCAGTATTTCCGAGATGAGAGCGGCCTGAACCGCAAGAACATCCAAGACAACAGGGTGCACTGCTGCCTGTACTTCATCTCGCCCTTCGGCCACGG GCTCCGGCCACTGGACGTTGAATTCATGAAGGCCTTGCATCAGCGGGTCAACATCGTGCCTATCTTGGCTAAGGCGGACACACTGACACCTCCTGAAGTGGAATGCAAGAAACGCAAA ATCCGGGAGGAGATTGAGCACTTTGGAATCAAGATCTACCAGTTCCCAGACTGTGACTCGGATGAGGATGAGGACTTCAAATTGCAGGACCAAGCCCTAAAG GAAAGCATCCCATTTGCTGTAATTGGCAGTAATACTGTGGTAGAGGCCAGAGGGCGGCGAGTTCGGGGCCGGCTCTACCCCTGGGGCATCGTGGAAG TGGAAAACCCAGGGCACTGCGACTTTGTGAAGCTGAGGACAATGCTGGTGCGTACCCACATGCAGGACCTGAAGGATGTGACACGGGAGACACACTATGAGAACTACCGGGCACAGTGCATCCAGAGCATGACCCGCATGGTGGTGAAGGAACGGAATCGCAA CAAACTGACTCGAGAGAGCGGTACTGACTTCCCCATCCCTGCTGGCCCACTAGGGACAGATCCAGAAACTGAGAAGCTGATACGAGAGAAAGATGAGGAG CTGCGGCGGATGCAGGAGATGCTACACAAAATCCAAAGACAGATGAAGGAGACCTATTAG
- the SEPTIN4 gene encoding septin-4 isoform X3, producing MDRSLGWQGNSVPEDRTEAGDDKEYVGFATLPNQVHRKSVKKGFDFTLMVAGESGLGKSTLVNSLFLTDLYQDRKLLSAEERIMQTVEITKHAVDIEEKGVRLRLTIVDTPGFGDAVNNTECWKPVAEYIDQQFEQYFRDESGLNRKNIQDNRVHCCLYFISPFGHGLRPLDVEFMKALHQRVNIVPILAKADTLTPPEVECKKRKIREEIEHFGIKIYQFPDCDSDEDEDFKLQDQALKESIPFAVIGSNTVVEARGRRVRGRLYPWGIVEVENPGHCDFVKLRTMLVRTHMQDLKDVTRETHYENYRAQCIQSMTRMVVKERNRNKLTRESGTDFPIPAGPLGTDPETEKLIREKDEELRRMQEMLHKIQRQMKETY from the exons ATGGACCGTTCACTGGGATGGCAAGGGAATTCTGTCCCTGAGGACAGGACTGAAGCTGGG GATGACAAGGAGTATGTGGGCTTTGCGACCCTCCCCAACCAGGTCCACCGAAAGTCTGTGAAGAAAGGCTTTGACTTTACCCTCATGGTGGCAG GAGAGTCTGGCCTGGGTAAATCCACCCTTGTCAATAGCCTCTTCCTCACTGATCTGTACCAGGACCGGAAGCTCCTGAGTGCTGAAG AGCGGATCATGCAAACTGTGGAGATCACCAAGCATGCAGTGGACATAGAAGAAAAGGGCGTGAGGCTGCGGCTAACCATTGTGGACACACCAGGTTTTGGGGATGCAGTCAACAACACAGAGTG CTGGAAGCCTGTGGCAGAATACATCGACCAGCAGTTTGAGCAGTATTTCCGAGATGAGAGCGGCCTGAACCGCAAGAACATCCAAGACAACAGGGTGCACTGCTGCCTGTACTTCATCTCGCCCTTCGGCCACGG GCTCCGGCCACTGGACGTTGAATTCATGAAGGCCTTGCATCAGCGGGTCAACATCGTGCCTATCTTGGCTAAGGCGGACACACTGACACCTCCTGAAGTGGAATGCAAGAAACGCAAA ATCCGGGAGGAGATTGAGCACTTTGGAATCAAGATCTACCAGTTCCCAGACTGTGACTCGGATGAGGATGAGGACTTCAAATTGCAGGACCAAGCCCTAAAG GAAAGCATCCCATTTGCTGTAATTGGCAGTAATACTGTGGTAGAGGCCAGAGGGCGGCGAGTTCGGGGCCGGCTCTACCCCTGGGGCATCGTGGAAG TGGAAAACCCAGGGCACTGCGACTTTGTGAAGCTGAGGACAATGCTGGTGCGTACCCACATGCAGGACCTGAAGGATGTGACACGGGAGACACACTATGAGAACTACCGGGCACAGTGCATCCAGAGCATGACCCGCATGGTGGTGAAGGAACGGAATCGCAA CAAACTGACTCGAGAGAGCGGTACTGACTTCCCCATCCCTGCTGGCCCACTAGGGACAGATCCAGAAACTGAGAAGCTGATACGAGAGAAAGATGAGGAG CTGCGGCGGATGCAGGAGATGCTACACAAAATCCAAAGACAGATGAAGGAGACCTATTAG
- the SEPTIN4 gene encoding septin-4 isoform X2 — translation MIKRFLEETDDTELTKFVKDFPGSESCRPPEAKTWVPRPQIPEPRPQAPDLCDDDLDFRAPSWSQPSDSHQHFCAPAPLSPSARPRSPWGKLDPYDSSEDDKEYVGFATLPNQVHRKSVKKGFDFTLMVAGESGLGKSTLVNSLFLTDLYQDRKLLSAEERIMQTVEITKHAVDIEEKGVRLRLTIVDTPGFGDAVNNTECWKPVAEYIDQQFEQYFRDESGLNRKNIQDNRVHCCLYFISPFGHGLRPLDVEFMKALHQRVNIVPILAKADTLTPPEVECKKRKIREEIEHFGIKIYQFPDCDSDEDEDFKLQDQALKESIPFAVIGSNTVVEARGRRVRGRLYPWGIVEVENPGHCDFVKLRTMLVRTHMQDLKDVTRETHYENYRAQCIQSMTRMVVKERNRNKLTRESGTDFPIPAGPLGTDPETEKLIREKDEELRRMQEMLHKIQRQMKETY, via the exons ATG ATCAAGCGCTTCCTGGAGGAAACAGATGATACAGAACTGACCAAGTTCGTGAAGGATTTCCCAGGGAGCGAGAGCTGCCGCCCACCAGAGGCCAAAACCTGGGTGCCCAGGCCTCAAATCCCGGAGCCAAGGCCCCAGGCTCCAGACCTCTGCGATGATGACCTGGACTTCAGAGCCCCCTCATGGTCCCAGCCCTCTGACAGCCACCAGCACTTCTGTGCCCCAGCccccctcagcccctcagccaGGCCCCGCAGCCCGTGGGGCAAGCTCGATCCCTATGACTCCTCTGAG GATGACAAGGAGTATGTGGGCTTTGCGACCCTCCCCAACCAGGTCCACCGAAAGTCTGTGAAGAAAGGCTTTGACTTTACCCTCATGGTGGCAG GAGAGTCTGGCCTGGGTAAATCCACCCTTGTCAATAGCCTCTTCCTCACTGATCTGTACCAGGACCGGAAGCTCCTGAGTGCTGAAG AGCGGATCATGCAAACTGTGGAGATCACCAAGCATGCAGTGGACATAGAAGAAAAGGGCGTGAGGCTGCGGCTAACCATTGTGGACACACCAGGTTTTGGGGATGCAGTCAACAACACAGAGTG CTGGAAGCCTGTGGCAGAATACATCGACCAGCAGTTTGAGCAGTATTTCCGAGATGAGAGCGGCCTGAACCGCAAGAACATCCAAGACAACAGGGTGCACTGCTGCCTGTACTTCATCTCGCCCTTCGGCCACGG GCTCCGGCCACTGGACGTTGAATTCATGAAGGCCTTGCATCAGCGGGTCAACATCGTGCCTATCTTGGCTAAGGCGGACACACTGACACCTCCTGAAGTGGAATGCAAGAAACGCAAA ATCCGGGAGGAGATTGAGCACTTTGGAATCAAGATCTACCAGTTCCCAGACTGTGACTCGGATGAGGATGAGGACTTCAAATTGCAGGACCAAGCCCTAAAG GAAAGCATCCCATTTGCTGTAATTGGCAGTAATACTGTGGTAGAGGCCAGAGGGCGGCGAGTTCGGGGCCGGCTCTACCCCTGGGGCATCGTGGAAG TGGAAAACCCAGGGCACTGCGACTTTGTGAAGCTGAGGACAATGCTGGTGCGTACCCACATGCAGGACCTGAAGGATGTGACACGGGAGACACACTATGAGAACTACCGGGCACAGTGCATCCAGAGCATGACCCGCATGGTGGTGAAGGAACGGAATCGCAA CAAACTGACTCGAGAGAGCGGTACTGACTTCCCCATCCCTGCTGGCCCACTAGGGACAGATCCAGAAACTGAGAAGCTGATACGAGAGAAAGATGAGGAG CTGCGGCGGATGCAGGAGATGCTACACAAAATCCAAAGACAGATGAAGGAGACCTATTAG